A portion of the Podospora pseudoanserina strain CBS 124.78 chromosome 2, whole genome shotgun sequence genome contains these proteins:
- the MBP1 gene encoding Transcription factor mbp1 (COG:S; EggNog:ENOG503NTY6; Transcription factor mbp1 (MBF subunit p120)) yields the protein MAKGAAPAGVYSATYSGVPVYEFQFGTDLKEHVMRRRADNWVNATHILKAAGFDKPARTRILEREVQKEEHEKVQGGYGKYQGTWIPLEQGEALAQRNNIYERLRPIFEYEPGSESPPPAPRHASKPKAPKAKPAVPKWGSKSQNRKSSLSQPAVFSHSHTQQGVPIQEEYESVASQIHEDDTPDNMTVASASYMAEDDRAYDMSHFSTGHRKRKREEEMRDMTAQQHAMYGDELLDYFLLSTNQQAAIRPDPPTNFQPDWPIDTDRHTSLHWASAMGDTDVIKQLKRFDANLMAQNIRGETPLMWAVNFTNCYMKKTFPTVLNELFKSVDARDHSGCTVIHHAAVMKRGRVQSSTCARYYLDIILNKLVEVRQPEEVQALLDAQDEEGNTALHLAARVNARKCIRSLLGRGAATDIENNEGVRAEDLIKEINTTRSLARTGPQRSSSPFAPDTARRNGFRDALGEDPTSKLQLSYQSEAANTVQSRITPLVLQKLQDLSQSYDSEFNETDEAEKEARHILANTQAELNNLRASIAELESRIEADDQASKTEEEVAGTKKQVLALFRRQTQLAIEKATEQNLASVTNGQQQEEEDDSPEERLKLAAQLHAMLVEQEAAEVEYVEARGMLGTGKKIDQYRHLLCSCLPPEDQDMLDQNLEDMISMMEDEAESNSAALLPPGTNPDAVMEGMGMLGGMALAMAEAAEPMEITG from the exons ATGGCCAAGGGCGCTGCCCCGGCCGGGGTATACAGCGCGACATATAGTGGT GTACCCGTCTACGAGTTTCAGTTTGGGACCGATCTCAAGGAACATGTTATGCGCCGGCGTGCCGACAACTGGGTGAATGCGACACACATCCTGAAGGCTGCCGGTTTTGACAAGCCTGCCCGAACGAGAATTCTGGAGCGCGAAGTTCAAAAGGAGGAGCATGAAAAAGTCCAGGGTGGTTACGGAAAATACCAAG GCACATGGATTCCTCTCGAACAAGGCGAGGCGCTTGCCCAGCGAAACAACATCTACGAACGCTTACGGCCCATCTTTGAGTATGAGCCTGGGAGTGAGAGCCCTCCTCCCGCACCAAGACATGCGAGCAAGCCAAAGGCCCCAAAGGCCAAGCCTGCCGTTCCAAAATGGGGCAGCAAGTCTCAAAACAGGAAGAGTAGTCTGTCGCAGCCCGCTGTGTTCTCACACAGTCACACCCAACAAGGTGTTCCTATCCAAGAAGAATACGAGAGTGTTGCTTCTCAGATACACGAAGACGACACCCCCGACAACATGACTGTTGCCTCGGCCTCGTACATGGCTGAGGACGATCGAGCATACGACATGTCGCACTTCTCCACCGGCCACAGGAAGCgcaagagagaggaggagatgcgGGACATGACGGCGCAACAACATGCCATGTACGGGGATGAGCTGCTTGACTACTTTTTGCTGTCTACAAACCAACAGGCTGCCATTCGTCCTGATCCCCCAACCAACTTTCAGCCGGACTGGCCCATCGACACTGACAGGCATACGTCGCTCCATTGGGCTTCGGCCATGGGCGATACCGATGTCATCAAACAGCTAAAGCGGTTTGATGCCAATCTCATGGCTCAGAATATCAGGGGGGAGACGCCATTAATGTGGGCGGTGAACTTTACGAATTGCTACATGAAGAAAACGTTTCCTACCGTTCTCAACGAGCTATTCAAATCGGTGGATGCAAGAGATCACTCTGGGTGCACTGTCATTCACCATGCGGCGGTTATGAAGCGAGGACGGGTACAAAGCTCAACCTGTGCTCGGTATTATCTGGACATCATCCTGAACAAACTGGTAGAAGTTCGCCAGCCAGAGGAGGTACAGGCGCTGCTCGATGctcaggatgaggagggcaaTACGGCGTTGCATCTAGCGGCCAGAGTCAACGCCAGGAAATGCATCAGATCGCTTCTCGGCCGTGGAGCAGCAACCGACATCGAAAACAACGAGGGCGTGAGAGCGGAGGATTTGATCAAAgaaatcaacaccacccgttCTCTTGCCCGGACCGGGCCACAGCGCTCCTCGAGTCCGTTCGCCCCTGACACAGCCCGGCGCAACGGCTTTCGGGATGCCCTTGGAGAAGACCCAACGAGCAAGTTACAGTTGTCATACCAGAGTGAGGCAGCTAACACGGTGCAATCGCGCATCACGCCGCTCGTGCTCCAGAAACTTCAAGATTTGTCTCAAAGCTACGACAGTGAGTTCAACGAGACGGACGAAGCCGAAAAGGAAGCCAGACACATCCTGGCCAACACCCAAGCTgagctcaacaacctccgAGCCAGCATCGCCGAGCTCGAGTCCAGGATCGAAGCCGACGACCAAGCCAGCAAgacggaggaagaggtggccGGCACCAAGAAGCAAGTCCTTGCTCTCTTTCGCCGGCAGACGCAGCTCGCCATTGAAAAGGCCACTGAACAGAATCTCGCCTCTGTTACCAatggccagcagcaagaggaagaagacgactcACCGGAAGAGCGGCTCAAGCTCGCGGCGCAACTCCATGCCATGTTGGTCGAGCAGGAagccgccgaggtggagTACGTCGAGGCGAGGGGCATGCTTGGGACGGGCAAGAAGATTGATCAGTACAGGCACTTGCTCTGCAGCTGCTTGCCGCCCGAGGACCAGGACATGTTGGACCAGAACCTGGAGGACATGATCTCCatgatggaggatgaggcggagAGCAACAGTGCCGCTTTATTGCCGCCAGGGACGAACCCGGATGCGGTCATGGAGGGGATGGGCATGCTGGGTGGGATGGCGCTGGCGATGGCGGAGGCGGCTGAGCCAATGGAGATTACTGGGTGA
- a CDS encoding hypothetical protein (COG:E; EggNog:ENOG503NWD1), producing MAPPVADIDVQTAPVVVPVPTKGSIAPGHSSASRLSGPLTYSGTLDTYEHFDVTNIIGREFPNLQLSEIQHDDDKIRDLAILVSQRGVVFFRNQDLSIDDQKLLGQRLGELTGKPETSKLHKHALANSKRGIAVDENGKLDDEVSVISSEQNRKYYADRYGYTAKRLASEGWHADITFEHIPSDYAILKIVQPPEDVGGDTLWASGYEVYDRLSPALQELAESLTATHHQPNFVRVKETFGAELIDQFRGAPENNGLDFKAEHPVVRTNPVTGWKSLFGAGHQVHAGWINGVTERESEILKAYFYQLISENHDLQVRFRWNKNDLAIWDNRSVFHTATYDYIGKRQGNRVVSLGEKPYFDPNSKSRREALGLL from the exons atggccCCTCCTGTCGCCGACATCGATGTACAGACTGCTCCTGTGGTGGTTCCTGTTCCGACCAAAGGATCCATCGCTCCCGGACACAGCAGCGCCTCTAGGCTTTCGGGGCCCTTGACCTACTCGGGCACTCTCGACACCTATGAGCATTTCGATGTCACGAATATAATCGGTCGCGAGTTCCCCAACTTGCAACTGAGTGAGATCCAACATGATGACGATAAAATCCGTGATCTCGCCATTCTCG TTTCCCAACGAGGCGTCGTGTTCTTCCGCAACCAAGATCTAAGCATTGACGACCAGAAGCTCTTGGGTCAAAGACTTGGTGAGTTGACAGGAAAGCCTGAGACGTCCAAGCTCCACAAGCACGCCCTTGCCAACAGCAAGCGCGGTATTGCCGTCGATGAGAATGGCAAGCTCGACGACGAGGTTTCTGTCATCTCGTCGGAGCAGAATCGCAAGTACTACGCCGATCGTTATGGCTATACTGCAAAGAGACTGGCGAGTGAGGGCTGGCATGCTGA CATCACGTTCGAGCATATCCCTTCCGACTATGCCATCCTCAAGATTGTGCAGCCTCCCGAAGATGTTGGCGGAGATACCCTCTGGGCCTCCGGCTATGAGGTGTATGACCGTCTAAGCCCTGCGCTTCAGGAGTTGGCCGAGAGCCTGACTGCGACGCACCATCAGCCCAACTTTGTCAGGGTCAAAGAAACCTTCGGTGCTGAGCTGATTGATCAGTTCCGTGGTGCTCCGGAGAATAATGGGCTGGATTTCAAGGCTGAGCA CCCTGTTGTCCGCACCAACCCAGTCACCGGGTGGAAGTCTCTCTTCGGGGCCGGCCACCAAGTGCATGCCGGTTGGATCAACGGCGTCACGGAGCGTGAGAGTGAGATTCTCAAGGCTTATT TTTACCAACTCATTTCTGAGAACCACGACCTTCAAGTCCGCTTCCGTTGGAACAAGAACGATCTTGCCATATGGGACAA CCGATCGGTGTTCCATACAGCTACGTA CGACTATATTGGCAAGAGACAGGGCAACCGGGTGGTGTCGCTGGGAGAGAAACCCTATTTCGACCCCAACTCCAAATCCAGACGGGAGGCACTTGGCTTGCTCTag
- a CDS encoding hypothetical protein (EggNog:ENOG503NUQK; COG:E; COG:G) encodes MRSTKTPRPGEQPLLSSYHSSDDEERGRRTLRGGNRRGSPLPPTSTSSAHTPTYSHFAVPDLTTSRPTLSRRSTNQLRSRSPTSARLEAKRKYTYAAVFLVTSLVSFVVQTELASYIQHDLGWNKAYAMLYLTHGSWVFLWPLQLLFLRLQRREQSWHQFWNNHKQILRKTAQMVERQEVRVPRGMGADRSPWPYLARTTAVVTTALTVAGSSWYVAVSMTTPSDLTAIYNCSAFFAYAFSIPLLKERLRLDKMVAVFVAIIGVLVVAYGGGSSSDEAGQAGPATRFAGNIVIGIGSVLYGLYEVLYKRYACPPDGTSANRSMMFANTFGSLIGVFTVLVLWIPIPVLHVLGWETFEMPTGETASLLLISVFANMVFSGSFLVLISLTSPVLSSVAALLTIFIVAIVDWCLTGQPLEAPAILGGLLIIAAFAMLSWSTWKEMNEEERKGPVDLSSDSGDED; translated from the coding sequence ATGCGCAGCACCAAGACTCCTCGCCCCGGCGAGCAACCTCTGCTTTCCTCATATCACAGTTCCGACGATGAAGAACGGGGCCGCAGGACACTTCGAGGAGGAAACCGTCGCGGAAGCCCCCTtccgccaacctcaacatcctcggcCCACACACCTACATACTCGCATTTCGCCGTCCCAGACTTGACCACGAGTCGCCCGACCCTGAGCCGTCGCAGTACGAATCAACTACGCTCCCGTAGCCCTACAAGTGCCCGCCTCGAGGCGAAACGCAAGTACACATACGCTGCCGTTTTCCTGGTCACGAGCTTGGTATCGTTTGTGGTGCAAACGGAATTGGCATCGTACATACAGCACGACTTGGGATGGAACAAGGCATATGCCATGCTGTATTTGACACATGGATCGTGGGTCTTTCTCTGGCCACTGCAGCTGCTGTTTCTGCGCCTTCAAAGACGGGAGCAGTCATGGCATCAGTTTTGGAACAACCACAAGCAAATTCTGAGAAAAACAGCCCAGATGGTGGAACGACAAGAGGTCAGAGTACCCAGGGGAATGGGCGCTGACCGCTCGCCCTGGCCATATCTTGCTCGGACAACAGCAGTGGTGACGACAGCCTTAACCGTTGCTGGATCGAGTTGGTATGTTGCCGTCAGCATGACCACGCCCAGCGATTTGACAGCCATCTACAACTGCAGTGCCTTCTTTGCCTACGCCTTTTCCATTCCCTTGCTGAAGGAACGGCTTCGGCTCGACAAGATGGTGGCCGTATTCGTGGCTATCATCGGTGTGCTGGTGGTAGCTTATGGCGGCGGTAGCTCCTCGGATGAAGCTGGGCAGGCTGGCCCTGCCACTCGCTTTGCCGGCAACATCGTCATTGGCATCGGTTCCGTGTTGTATGGGCTCTACGAGGTCCTCTACAAACGATATGCATGCCCGCCAGATGGAACAAGCGCCAACAGGAGCATGATGTTCGCCAATACCTTTGGCAGCTTGATCGGAGTTTTCACCGTCCTGGTCCTGTGGATCCCAATACCGGTGCTCCATGTGCTTGGATGGGAGACATTTGAGATGCCGACAGGCGAAACCGCCTCCCTCTTACTTATCAGCGTCTTTGCCAACATGGTCTTCTCGGGCTCTTTCTTGGTTCTAATCTCATTGACGAGCCCGGTCCTCAGCTCGGTTGCCGCACTCCTCACCATTTTCATCGTTGCCATTGTAGATTGGTGCTTGACCGGCCAACCGCTAGAAGCTCCCGCCATCCTTGGGGGACTGCTTATCATAGCGGCTTTTGCAATGCTCAGCTGGAGCACATGGAAGGAGATGAATGAAGAAGAACGCAAGGGGCCGGTGGATCTGAGCAGCGATAGCGGCGACGAAGACTAG
- a CDS encoding hypothetical protein (EggNog:ENOG503NZSN) yields MGPGGLAQMSHAPYNTTHGLGMASSGLASRRGGQNLKPLSFEGMKAPTEQDNGLPTPRTSRGHLLAGLRTAPKSAMASSFPNNGPASPTVQGPAGRNNRNSMGPGMFDNMYGGPKTSIPRFGGAHQQQVQQAQQQQAYNVGGGAGGYSQQHYTTEQILAPPQIQLDDVSQDQLDPNIHAQLLYTNAYLSEQQQRLQQQLKALQAAAQQFQGLNLNAQAQLMQQQNSMMQQQGFPNMYQQQAQLQGMMGPTTPDASNVYYDPRTGQIYMDPTQVQVQAQLQAQAQAQLNAQYLQQAQAMQAAMQQQQQQQQQQQQQQQAGPGAPRVQVSPPPEARNSFRSPTPPRRYDSPLVENPAPLPPPSANAFRRGHKKTPSTVTPSASKTSLTISTGDEPLKTAASSLRTGSFPPMTPLTSGYGPGQARAGEHPVRQPRNPPSLDELKSKPTAKHDGSKNFVTRTRRTVISNIVRAGMERRKEARGSGSVSPVSESAEETVETPVTDNDSDSGRSGSGSLVERDDAECSLPSSRTSTGSWGAIGSDRPSSRQKYERRGPDSASSSDNEGLRDSGSFASLLKNSSRRVKPDTVEGQRKAAMLVLTSSEKRKLVV; encoded by the coding sequence ATGGGCCCTGGCGGTCTCGCTCAAATGTCTCACGCTCcctacaacaccacccacgGCCTCGGCATGGCTTCCTCTGGACTGGCGTCCCGCCGTGGCGGTCAAAATCTCAAGCCTCTCTCGTTCGAGGGTATGAAAGCCCCAACTGAGCAGGATAACGGCCTGCCGACTCCCCGCACCAGCCGCGGCCATCTCCTCGCCGGTCTTCGCACCGCACCCAAGTCGGCTATGGCCTCCAGCTTCCCCAATAACGGTCCCGCTTCACCGACCGTTCAAGGGCCAGCCGGCCGGAACAACCGCAACTCCATGGGCCCCGGTATGTTTGACAACATGTATGGCGGACCTAAGACGTCGATACCTCGGTTCGGCGGtgcccaccagcaacaggttcagcaggctcagcagcagcaggcctacaatgtcggtggtggtgctggtggataTTCGCAGCAGCACTACACCACAGAGCAGATCCTGGCCCCGCCTCAGATCCAGCTTGATGATGTCTCGCAGGACCAGCTTGACCCCAACATCCATGCTCAGCTGCTGTACACCAATGCCTACCTCtcggagcagcagcaacgtcTACAGCAGCAGCTTAAGGCTTTGCAGGCTGCCGCCCAGCAGTTTCAGGGTCTCAATCTCAATGCTCAGGCCCAGCTTATGCAGCAGCAGAACTCCATGATGCAGCAGCAAGGTTTCCCCAACATGTACCAACAGCAAGCCCAGCTTCAGGGTATGATGGGCCCAACCACTCCTGACGCCAGCAATGTCTACTATGACCCCCGCACTGGTCAAATCTACATGGACCCGACCCAGGTGCAGGTGCAGGCACAGCTTCAAGCGCAGGCTCAGGCCCAGCTCAATGCTCAGTACCTCCAGCAAGCCCAAGCGATGCAGGCGGCCatgcaacagcaacagcaacagcaacagcaacagcaacagcaacagcaggccGGTCCTGGCGCCCCTCGTGTGCAagtttccccccctcccgagGCGAGAAACAGCTTCCGCAGCCCCACGCCCCCCCGTCGCTACGATTCGCCCCTTGTTGAGAACCCTGCACCGCTGCCCCCTCCGAGTGCCAATGCCTTCCGTCGTGGCCATAAGAAGACCCCTTCGACTGTGACTCCAAGTGCCAGCAAGACTTCTCTGACTATTTCGACTGGTGACGAGCCGCTCAAGACTGCGGCCAGCAGTCTCAGGACGGGCTCGTTTCCGCCTATGACCCCTCTGACTTCTGGCTATGGCCCTGGCCAGGCTCGTGCTGGAGAGCACCCTGTCCGCCAACCCCGGAACCCTCCCTCGCTCGACGAACTCAAGTCCAAGCCTACTGCCAAGCACGACGGAAGCAAGAACTTTGTGACTCGCACCCGACGTACCGTCATCAGCAACATTGTTCGTGCTGGCATGGAGCGCCGCAAGGAGGCTCGCGGTTCCGGGAGCGTTAGCCCTGTTTCTGAGAGCGCCGAGGAGACGGTTGAGACACCCGTCACCGACAATGACAGTGATTCAGGCCGCAGTGGATCGGGCAGCCTGGTTGAGCGTGATGATGCCGAGTGCAGCCTGCCCAGCTCGCGTACCAGCACTGGCAGCTGGGGCGCCATTGGTTCCGATCGTCCCAGCTCCCGTCAGAAGTATGAGCGTCGTGGCCCCGACAGCGCCTCGTCATCGGATAACGAGGGTCTCCGTGACTCGGGCAGCTTTGCCAGCCTTCTCAAGAACAGCTCTCGCCGTGTCAAGCCTGATACTGTCGAGGGTCAACGCAAGGCTGCCATGCTTGTTCTCACCAGCTCCGAGAAGCGCAAGCTTGTTGTCTGA
- a CDS encoding hypothetical protein (COG:C; EggNog:ENOG503NUHU), translating to MSPLITSTGKPRVILGLMTFGPDEETGARITDVGEYNRVLDLLQSRGYNEVDTARLYIGGKQEAFTAETNWQQRGLTLATKVVYPKDGGENTKEKVQESVAISLKELKAEAVDILYLHAADRSTPFAETLEAINELHKAGRFVTFGISNFTAFEVAEIVLTCKYNGWVRPTLYQGMYNAITRSLEPELIPALRRYGLDLVVYNPLAGGLFSGKIKTKDFVPAEGRFSDSTTTMGKMYRNRYFKDSTFQALKIVEEAAEKAGITLIEAALRWVVHHSALNIKAGNDGVIIGVSSYEQLDGNLTDLEKGPLPEEVVKAFDEAWKVNKADTVNYWHGEVKYGYDTREALFGAGAK from the exons atgTCACCTCTCATCACTTCCACGGGCAAGCCCCGCGTCATTCTCGGCTTGATGACCTTTGGCCCAGATGAGGAAACCGGCGCCAGAATAACCGACGTGGGGGAGTACAACCGCGTTCTGGACCTGCTGCAGAGCAGAGGTTACAACGAGGTCGACACAGCGAGGCTGTACATCGGGGGCAAGCAGGAAGCCTTCACTGCGGAGACGAACTGGCAACAGAGGGGGCTGACTCTGGCGACCAAGGTGGTGTACCCCaaggatggaggagagaaCACCAAGGAGAAAGTCCAGGAAAGCGTGGCCATCAGCTTGAAGGAGCTGAAGGCTGAGGCGGTGGATATCTTGTACTTGCATGCTGCT GACCGCTCCACTCCCTTTGCGGAAACACtcgaggccatcaacgagCTTCACAAAGCCGGCAGGTTTGTCACCTTTGGCATCTCCAACTTTACTGCCTTCGAGGTTGCCGAGATTGTCCTTACGTGCAAGTACAACGGCTGGGTCAGGCCAACCTTGTACCAGGGCATGTACAACGCCATCACTCGCTCTCTGGAGCCCGAGCTGATCCCCGCGCTGAGACGCTACGGCCTCGATCTTGTGGTCTACAACCCCCTCGCCGGCGGTCTCTTTTCGggcaagatcaagaccaaGGACTTTGTGCCTGCCGAGGGGAGGTTCAGcgacagcaccaccacaatggGCAAGATGTACCGCAACAGGTACTTCAAGGACTCCACCTTCCAGGCACTCaagattgtggaggaggcggcggaaaAGGCGGGCATCACGCTCATCGAGGCGGCgttgaggtgggtggtgcatCACTCGGCGTTGAACATCAAGGCCGGGAACGACGGGGTGATCATTGGGGTTAGCAGCTACGAGCAGCTGGATGGCAACTTGACGGATCTGGAGAAGGGACCGttgccggaggaggtggtgaaggcgtTTGATGAGGCGTGGAAGGTGAACAAGGCTGATACGGTGAACTACTGGCACGGGGAGGTCAAGTATGGGTATGATACGAGGGAGGCGCTTTTTGGAGCTGGTGCTAAATAA
- a CDS encoding hypothetical protein (EggNog:ENOG503P4T1; COG:S) encodes MAYQLPPLPQPIAVFDQFLARQTETLVIKEKLLDSFDIKTHTGQPVLRVQGQLLSMRGRKTVTDLGGAHLFDIVKEMLHIHATFAANSQSGERLLEVKSGFALVGSKARATFTNRRTGQPVTLFMKGNWFDTSADIVDEATGAVVARIDRKLLNMREAFLGQQTYHLTVAPGADMAVLVAMCIALDEKNNEGQGGFCTVM; translated from the exons atggCCTACCAACTACCCCCCTTACCGCAGCCCATCGCGGTGTTCGACCAGTTTCTCGCTCGGCAAACCGAAACACTggtcatcaaggagaagtTACTCGACAGCTTTGACATCAAGACACACACAGGGCAACCTGTGCTTCGAGTTCAGGGTCAGCTGCTGTCTATGAGAGGACGAAAGACGGTCACGGATTTGGGGGGTGCTCATCTATTCGACATCGTCAAGGAGATGCTCCACATACACGCCACATTTGCTGCAAATAGCCAATCTGGGGAGAGGctgttggaggtgaagagTGGTTTTGCTT TGGTCGGTTCCAAAGCTAGAGCAACATTTACAAACAGGCGAACTGGCCAGCCTGTCACTCTTTTTATGAAGGGCAACTGGTTTGACACGTCGGCGGATATTGTTGATGAGGCCACTGGCGCCGTGGTTGCGAGGATTGACCGTAAGTTGCTGAACATGAGGGAGGCGTTCCTTGGTCAGCAGACGTACCACCTCACGGTTGCGCCAGGGGCTGATATGGCTGTTCTGGTCGCTATGTGCATTGCCCTTGATGAAAAGAACAATGAGGGACAGGGTGGGTTCTGCACGGTGAtgtga